One region of Quercus lobata isolate SW786 chromosome 2, ValleyOak3.0 Primary Assembly, whole genome shotgun sequence genomic DNA includes:
- the LOC115966264 gene encoding uncharacterized protein LOC115966264 — MLILKEMFGEQGCSAKQETMRQIYNTKMAEESFKEFRLNYNMNKKIYALSELMNELVAAEGILGTSSVDANMAEVSTSQPKSKGKGKKKKKKKKKKDFTKIQRLIKDGRLEPLDFEGFPVCESCLEGKMTKRPFDAKGRRAQELLELVHTDVCGPMSTQEKGGYEYFITFTDDYSRYGYVNLSKQKSEALEKFKEFRAEI; from the exons GGTGAGCAAGGCTGTTCTGCTAAGCAAGAAACTATGAGgcaaatttataataccaaaatggctGAAG AATCATTCAAGGAATTTAGacttaattataatatgaacaaaaagatttatgCATTGTctgaattaatgaatgaattggTGGCCGCGGAAGGCATTCTTGGTACATCTAGTGTTGATGCCAATATGGCTGAAGTTTCTACTTCTCAACCTAAGTCGAAAGGCAAgggtaagaagaagaagaagaagaagaagaagaaggacttcaccAA AATTCAAAGATTGATCAAAGATGGACGGTTAGAGCCATTGGACTTTGAAGGATTTCCAGTTTGTGAATCTTGTTTGGAGggtaaaatgaccaaaagaccTTTTGATGCAAAAGGTAGAAGAGCCCAAGAGTTGCTTGAATTAGTTCATACGGATGTATGTGGTCCTATGTCAACCCAAGAAAAAGGAGGTTATGAGTACTTCATCACTTTTACggatgattactcaagatatgGTTATGTGAATCTATCGAAACAGAAGTCTGAAGcattagaaaaattcaaagagTTTAGGGCTGAAATTTAG